Sequence from the Curtobacterium sp. MCLR17_007 genome:
ACTCGCCGTGCGGCAGTCGGACGATGCGGCCCGACTCGTACCCGTGGAGCACGATCTCGCGGTCCTTCTTCTGGAGCGCGAGGCAGACGCGCTTCGCGATCCAGAAGGCGACGAACGGGCCGAGGATCGTCGTGGCCTGGATGACGTGGATCACGTGGTCGATCGACACCATGAAGTGCGTCGCGATGATGTCCGAACTCGCCGCTGCCCAGAGGCTGGCGTAGAGCGTGACACCGGCGGCACCGAACGCCGTGCGGGTCGGGGCGTTGCGGGGACGGTCCGCGATGTGGTGCTCGCGCTTGTCACCCGTGACCCACGCCTCGACGAACGGGTAGACGAACATCGCCAGGATGAGGCCCATGAGGACCGCGATCGGCACGAGGATGTTGAACGACACCGTGTAGCCGAACCACACGACCTCCCAGTGCGGCGGCACCAGACGAAGCGCACCGTCTGCGAAGCCGATGTACCAGTCGGGCTGGGTTCCGGCGGAGACCGGGGAGGGGTCGTACGGGCCGTAGTTCCAGATCGGGTTGATCGTGAACAGCGACGCGATGAGCGCCAGGATGCCGGCGACGATGAAGAAGAAGCCACCGGCCTTCGCGGCGAACGCCGGGAGGATCGGGACACCGACGACGTTGTCGTTGGTCTTGCCCGGTCCGGCGTACTGCGTGTGCTTGTTGATCACGACGAGCACCAGGTGGACACCGAGAACGGCGACCAGGATGGCCGGCAGCAGCAGGATGTGCAGCGTGTACAGGCGGCCGACGATGGCGGTCCCGGGGAACTCACCGCCGAACAGGATGTACCCGATCCAGACGCCGATCACCGGGACGCCCTCGATCATGCCGACGATGATCCGCAGGCCGTTGCCGGACAGCAGGTCGTCGGGGAGCGAGTAGCCCGTGAAGCCCTCGGCCATGGCGAGCACCCAGAGGACGAAGCCGAAGACCCAGTTGAGCTCGCGCGGCTTGCGGAACGCACCCGTGAAGAACACGCGGGCCATGTGCAGCATCACCGAGGCCACGAACAGCAGCGCTGCCCAGTGGTGGATCTGCCGGACGAAGAGCCCGCCGCGGATGTCGAACGAGATGTTCAGGGTCGACTGCAGCGCCGTGGACATCTCGACGCCCTTGAGCGGGACGTACGAGCCGTTGTAGACGACCTCGGTCATCGAGGCGCCGAAGAAGAACGTCAGGAAGGTGCCCGAGAGCAGGATCACGACGAACGAGTAGAGCGCGACCTCACCGAGCATGAAGCTCCAGTGGTCCGGGAAGATCTTGCGCCCGACCTCTTTCACCAACCCGGAGATGCTGGTGCGCTCATCGATGTAGTTGGCGACCCCGCCGATGATGCGGGATCCACGCTCCGGTGCCGGCTTGGTGCTGGTCGTCGGTGCGTTCGTGGTGGTGGTGCTGGTCATCAGCGTTCACGCTCCCAGAATGACGGTCCGACTGGCTCGTGGAAGTCGCTCTGCGCAACCAGGTAGCCGTCGTCGTCGATCGCGATCGGAAGTTGGGGGAGGGGGCGTGCCGCCGGGCCGAAGATGACGTCGCAGTTGTTCGAGACGTCGAAGGTGGACTGGTGGCAGGGGCACAGCAGGTGGTGCGTCTGCTGCTCGTAGAGCGCGACCGGGCATCCGACGTGGGTGCAGATCTTGGAGTACGCGACGATGCCGTCGTAGCTCCACCCTTCCTTGCCTTCGGAGGGGTGGAGGTCTTCTGGCTGGAGGCGCATGAGGAGGACCGCGGCCTTCGCCTTCTCCTCGAGCATGTGCTCCTTGTCGAGGAGGCCGTCGGGGATGACGTGGAACACGGAGCCGATCGTGACGTCGGACGCCTTGATCGGGAGGCCGGTGGGGTCCTTCGTGAGCCGGGTCCCCTTGGCCCACATCGTGTGGCGGAGGAGCTCGTTCGGGTCGGCGGCAGGGGCGAGGTCGCGCACCAGGACGATGCCCGGCAGCGGGAACGCCACGAGCGCACCGATCATCGAGTTGCGGATCAGCTTGCGACGGCTGAAGCCCGACTCCTTGTCGGCGAGCTGGAAGGCCTCGACGGCCTTCGCGCGGGTCGCGTCGGTGCCACGGGTCGTGTGACGCATCTCGGTGATCTCTCGGTCACTGACGAGGGTCTTGGACCAGTAGACCGCGCCGAGACCCAGCGCCAGCAGCGCGAGCGAGATGGCGAGACCGAGCCACAGGTTGGCGGTGCGCACGGTGCCGAAGTCGTCGGACCGGATGGGGAACGCGACGTAGGCCGCGATCGACAGCACACTGCCGACGATCGACAGGTAGAAGAACGTGGCGACCTGACGCTCGGCCAGGCGCTGCTTCTTGGGGTCGACGTCGGTGCGACGTGCGCGGTGCGGCGGCTCGCCCGGGTTCTCGAACGGTTCTGCAGGCACGACCGCGGTGCCGACCGGCGCCGTCGAGTCGTGCTTCTCGACAGCCGAGGACGAGGTCACTGCCTCGTCGTCGTGCTCTGCCATGGTGTTCCCTTCAGTGTCGTGCGACACGGACGATCAGTTGGACTTCGCGGTGAGCCAGACGGTCATCGCGACGACCGCGCCCAGTCCGAAGATCCAGATGAACAGACCCTCGGCCACCGGACCGATGGCACCGAGGCCGAAGCCACCGGGCGAGGAGTTGTCCTGCACGTACTTGAGGTACGTGATGATGTCGGCCTTCTGCTCCGGCGTGATGTTCAGGTCGTTGAACACCGGCATGTTCTGCGGGCCGGTGAGCATCGCCTCGTAGATGTGCTTGCCGGAGACGTCCGTGAGCTTCGGCGCGTACTTGCCCTCGGTCAGTGCGCCACCGGCGCCTGCGACGTTGTGGCACATGGCGCAGTTGATGCGGAAGAGCTCGGCGCCCTCGGCTGCGTCACCGCCGCCCTTGGTCAGCGTCGTGGACGGGACGGCGGGGCCGGGGCCCAGCGAGGCGACGTAGGCCGCGAGCTGGTCGACCTGCTCGTCGGTGAACTGTGACGGCTTCTCTTCTGCCTGGGGGCCCGAGGCGGCCATCGGCATGCGGCCGGTGCCCACCTGGAAGTCGACCGACGCGGCGCCGACACCGATGAGCGAGGGGCCTTCGCCGGTGCCCTGGGCGGACAGGCCGTGGCACGTCGCGCAGTTCGAGGCGAAGAGCTTCTCGCCCTGGTTCACCTGCGACTGGCTCGAGGCCGCCACGGTGCTGACGCTGTCGTCGGCGTTGGCCGACGAGCTGAACAGCGCGTAGGCCCCGCCGGTGGTCATGAGACCCACGACGATGAGGGAGACGGTCGCCATCGGCGAGCGACGGCCCTTCTTGGTCTTGGTTCTGTTGAACATGCTGTGGGTGCTGTCCGATTCCTACTTGAGAAGGTAAATGACGGCGAAGAGGCCGATCCAGACCACGTCGACGAAGTGCCAGTAGTACGACACGACGATGGCGGTGGTGGCTTCCTTGTGCCCGAAGTTCTTGGCGGCGAAGCCGCGGCCGAGGGTCAGGAGGAAGGCGATCAGGCCGCCGGTCACGTGCAGGCCGTGGAAGCCGGTGGTGAAGTAGAACGCGGAGCCGTACGCACTCGAGGAGAGCGTGATGCCCTCGTGCCAGAGGTTGGCGTACTCGAAGATCTGGCCGCAGACGAACAGGGCGCCCATGCAGTAGGTGACGAAGAACCACTCCGTCATGCCCCAGTCGCGCGGGTTCCAGCTAGTGCGGTGCACCTGGAAGCGCTCGGCAGCGAAGACGGCGAACTGGCAGGCGAAGCTGGACAGCACCAGGATGATCGTGTTCACCGAGGCGAAGGGCACTTCGAGGTTGGCGGTCTCCTTCGCCCAGAGCTCGGGGGAGGTGCTCCGCAGCGTGAAGTAGATCGCGAAGAGGCCGGCGAAGAACATCACTTCGCTGCCCAGCCACACGATCGTCCCCACGGCAACGGGGTTCGGCCTGTTGAGGACCGTACCGCTGGCTGGTCTGGAGAGAGGGGTGCTTGTCACAGTCTCCATTATGGCCGAAACCACCGACAGTGTTTTGCCAGTCAACTGGCGGGTCGTTCGAACTCACTACGATCGTGGTCATGTCCGACCTCCTGACCTGGCCCGCCGTCATCAGCGCCCTCATGGCGCGCGAGGACCTGACGATCAGGCAGTCCACATGGGCCATGGAGGAGATCGTCCGTGGGCACGCCACCGACGCGCAGATCGCGGGCTTCGCGGTGGCACTCCGGGCGAAGGGGGAGACCGTCGACGAGGTCGTCGGCTTCCGTGACGCGATCCTCGATGCCGCCGTTCCGCTGGACGTGGACCCGATGGCGCTCGACATCGTGGGCACCGGCGGGGACGTCGTCGGCACCGTCAACGTCTCGACGATGGCGGCCATCGTGATCGCGGCCGCGGGGGTCCCCGTCGTCAAGCACGGCAACCGCGCGAGCTCGTCGAAGTCCGGCTCGAGCGACGTGCTCGCCGCGCTCGGCCTCGACCTGACGATGGACGCGACGCGCGTAGCGGACACCTTCCGACGCGTCGGGCTGACCTTCGCCTTCGCGAGTGCGTTCCACCCCGGGTTCGCGCACGCCGCACCGGTCCGCCGCGAGATCGGTGTGCCCACGGTGTTCAACTTCCTCGGGCCGCTCGTCAACCCGGCCCGGTGCGAGGCCAACGCCGTCGGTGTGGCGCAGCTCGAGCTCGTGCCGATCATCACGGGCGTGTTCCAGACGCGTGGGGCGACGGCACTCGTGTTCCGCGGTGACGACGGGCTCGACGAGCTCACCACCACCGGACACAGCCACATCTGGGAGGTCACCGGCGGTCGCATCACGGAGCACGACCTCGATCCCCGCGACCTCGGGATCGCCCGCGCCCGCACCGAGGACCTGCTCGGGGGCGAGCCGGCCGAGAACGCCGCGATCGTCCGACGCGTCCTGGCGGGGGAGACCGGACCGGTGCGCGACATCGTCCTGCTCAACGCCGCTGCCGGACTGGTGTCCTTCCGGTTGGCGCAGGACCCGTCCCAGTGGGACCGTCCGGTCCTGCAGCGCTTCCGCGAGCAGCTCCTCGTCGCGGCCGAGGCGATCGACTCCGGTGCCGCCGAGCGCAAGCTCGCCGACTGGGTCGGCGCGGCGCCCGTCGCGTAGCCGACGGACCGCGCCCGCGGCGTGGCCGACGGACCGCGCGGGTCACGTCGGACGCACCGCGGCCCCGGACCACGGACGGGAGGCCCGGTGCCGGTCCCAGGGACCGACACCGGGCCTCCCGGCTGGTGCGTCGCGTCAGCTGACGACTACTGGACGTCCTCGTCGACCCAGTCGAAGGTCTTCGTGACGGCCTTCTTCCAGAGGCGCAGCGTGCGCTCGCGCTCCGTGGCGTCGAGCTGCGGCTCCCAGCGACGGTCCTCCTGCCAGTTGGCACGGAGCTCGTCGAGGTTCGCCCAGAAGCCCACGGCGAGACCGGCCGCGTAGGCGGCGCCGAGCGCGGTGGTCTCGGCGACGACGGGCCGCACGACGGGGACGTTCAGCATGTCCGCCTGGAACTGCATGAGCTCGTTGTTCGCGGTCATGCCGCCGTCGACCTTGAGCTCGGTGAGGTCCACGCCGGAGTCGGCGTTCACGGCATCGAGCACCTCGCGGGTCTGCAGGGCGGTTGCCTCGAGCGCTGCACGGGCGATGTGTCCCTTGTTGACGTACCGCGTGAGGCCGACCAGGGCACCGCGGGCGTCCGGACGCCAGTACGGCGCGAAGAGCCCGGAGAACGCGGGGACGAAGTACACGCCGCCGTTGTCCTCGACGGTCTTGGCCAGGGCCTCGACCTCGGGTGCGCTCTGGATGATGCCGAGGTTGTCACGCAGCCACTGGATCAGGGACCCCGTGACGGCGATGGAGCCCTCGAGCGCGTAGTGCGTCTCCTGGTCGCCGAGCTTGTACCCGACGGTCGTCAGCAGCCCGTTCTCGGAGCGGACGATGTCCGTGCCCGTGTTGAAGATCAGGAAGTTGCCGGTGCCGTAGGTGTTCTTCGACTCGCCCTTGTCGAACGCGGCCTGGCCGAAGGTGGCAGCCTGCTGGTCGCCGAGGATGCCCGCGATGGGGACCTCGCGCAGCAGGTTCGAGGACTCGACGTGGCCGTACACCTCGGACGAGCTGACGATCTCCGGCAGCATCGCCTTCGGGACGCCGAAGTCGGCGAGGATGTCGTCGCGCCACTGCAGCGTCTCGAGGTCCATGAACAGGGTGCGCGACGCGTTGGTGACGTCGGTCTTGTGCACGCCGCCGTCGGTCCCACCGGTCAGGTTCCAGAGGACCCAGGTGTCGGTGGTGCCGAACAGCAGGTCGCCGGCCTCGGCCTTCTCGCGGGCACCCTCGACGTTCTCGAGGATCCACATGATCTTGGTGCCGGCGAAGTACGTCGCCAGCGGCAGGCCGACGATGGCCTTGTAGCGGTCGGTGTCACCGTCGGCGAGCTTGTCGACGATCGACTGCGTGCGGGTGTCCTGCCAGACGATCGCGTTGTAGACCGGCTTGCCGGTGTTCTTGTCCCACACGACCGCGGTCTCGCGCTGGTTCGTGATGCCGACCGCCGCGACGTCGTGGCGGGTGATGTCGGCGCGGGACAGTGCCTGGCCGATGACCTCACGGGTGTTGTCCCAGATCTCGCTCGGGTCGTGCTCGACCCATCCCGCGCGCGGGAAGATCTGCTCGTGTTCCTTCTGTCCGACGGAGATGATCGAACCGGAGTGGTCGAAGACGATGGCACGGGTGCTGGTCGTGCCCTGGTCGATGGCGACGATGTAGTCGGCCATGGGTGCTCCTTGCGGGTGTGTGGTGCCGGCCGGGCCCGACGATGGACCCGGCCGACGTGGACGGGTGTGGGTCAGGCGAGGGGGAGGAGCGCGTACGACAGGCCGGCGGCGATCGCACCACCGACGAGCGGGCCGACGACCGGGACCCAGGCGTAGGACCAGTCGCTCGAGCCCTTGCCCTTGATGGGCAGGAAGGCGTGGGCGATGCGCGGGCCGAGGTCACGGGCCGGGTTGATCGCGTAGCCGGTCGGGCCACCGAGGGAGACACCGATCGCGATCACGAGGAAGGCGACGGGGACGGCCCCGAGTTCGGACGGGGTCTTGCCGTTCGTGAAGGCGATGACCGTGAACACGAGGACGAACGTGCCGACGATCTCGGTCACGAGGTTCCAGCCGTAGGACCGGATGGCCGGACCGGTCGAGAAGACGCCGAGCTTGGCCGCCGGGTCGGGCTCCTCGTCGAAGTGCTGCTTGTAGGCGAGCCAGACGATGACGGCGCCGATCACGGCACCGATCATCTGGGCGAGCCAGAAGAGGAGCATCGCGCCCACGGTGATGTTGCCGAGGATGGCCTGCGCCAGGCTGACCGCGGGGTTGAGCTGACCGCCGGACTTGTACGACACGGTGACGCCGGTGAAGACCGCGAAGCCCCAACCGATCGTGACCATGAGGAAGCCTGCGCCGAAGCCCTTGGACTTCTTGAGCGAGACGGCGGCGACCACGCCACCACCCAGGATGATGAGCATCGCGGTGCCGACGAGCTCGGACAGGAACTTGACGCCGATGTCGTCCATCGGTGACCTCCAGTGCTGTGAGAGGGGGTCCGGGCTGCTCCGGCACTCCCCGTCGAGTGATTGGGGCGAGCATACTGCTGAGATTTCGCTGAGGGCGATGGACACGTGAGCGATCTGCGGCAAAGTGCACGAACGTGCAGAGGGGGTGTGCGCATGCCCTCCCGGGAGCCGGTTCCCGCCCGGACAGCCATGCACGAACGTGCATGTCGTGCGAACGCCGCCCGTTGTAGATTGGCGGCACTCCGGACGACGTCGGCGGTGTGCTGACCCGGTCCGCGTGTGGAGACCCGTGGAGGCCAGCTCATGAAGAAGCTCATCAACGACCCGCAGGACGTCGTCATCGAGACCGTGCGCGGGTTCGCCGCGGCGCATGCCGGTCACGTCGTCCTGGTCGAGGACCCGATCCACCTGCGACGGGCCGATGCCCCGGTCGCGGGCAAGGTCGGCCTGGTCAGCGGCGGCGGCAGCGGGCACGAGCCCCTGCACGCCGGCTTCGTCGGGTTCGGCATGCTCGACGCCGCCGTCCCCGGTCCGGTGTTCACAAGCCCGACGCCGGACCCGATCGTCGCCGCCACCAAGGCCGTCGACGGCGGCGCCGGGGTGCTCCACATCGTCAAGAACTACACCGGCGACGTCCTGAACTTCGAGACCGCCGCTGAACTCGCCGGGATGGACGACATCCGGGTCGAGACCGTCGTGGTCGACGACGACGTCGCCGTGCAGGACTCGCTCTACACGGCCGGCCGCCGCGGTGTCGCCGGCACGGTCGTCGTCGAGAAGTGCGCCGGAGCGGCCGCCGAGCGCGGGGACGACCTCGACGCCGTCGCCGCCGTCGCCCGCCACGTCAACGACGTCACCCGCTCGATGGGCCTGGCGATCGCCCCCGGCACCGTCCCGCACGCGGGCGAACCGTCGTTCACCCTGGGCGACGACGAGGCGGAGCTCGGCATCGGCATCCACGGCGAACCGGGGCGCGAACGCATCGCGATGGCCCCGGTCGACCAGCTCGTCGACCGTGTGCTCGAACCGGTGCTGACCGACCTGGCGGCTCCGACCGGATCGCGGCTGCTGCTGTTCGTCAACGGGATGGGCGGGACCCCGCTGTCCGAGCTGTACATCATCTACCGGCGCGCCGCCGAGGTGCTGGCGGACCGGGGCTTCGAGGTCGCGCGTAGCTTGGTGGGCGACCACGTCACGTCCCTCGAGATGCAGGGGTTCTCGCTCACCGTCACGGTGCTCGACGACGACCTGACCACGCTCTGGGACGCTCCGGTCGAGACCCCCGCGCTGCGCTGGGGCCGCTGAGACCGACACATCGCTCGAAGGGACACGAATTGGCGCTCGACACCGCATGGGCCATCGACTGGGTGCGCCGCACCGCCGCGACGATCGACGAACACCGGGCTGAGCTCGTCACGCTCGACCGGGAGATCGGCGACGGGGACCACGGCGAGAACCTCGACCGTGGCTTCCGCGCCGTGCTCGAGGCCGTCGACGCCGGCTCGTTCGACACGCCGGGTGCGGTCTTCAAGACCGTCGCCACGAAGCTCATCTCCACGGTCGGCGGCGCGGCCGGACCACTGTTCGGCACCGCGTACCTGAAGGCGGCACAGGCCGCTGGCGACGCGACCGAACTCGACGCCGACACGCTGGTCGCCGTGCTCACCGCGGCGCGCGACGGCGTGGTCTCGCGCGGCAAAGCCGCTGTCGGCGACAAGACGATGATCGACGCGTGGACGCCGGCCGTCGACGCCGCGGCGACGGCTGCCGGCGCCGGCGAGTCGGCCGAGCGGGTGCTCGGGGCCGCGGCCGACGCCGCCGTCACCGGCGCCGAGTCGACCGAACCGCTCGTGGCGCGCAAGGGCCGGGCGAGCTACCTGGGGGAGCGCGCCGTCGGGCACCGCGACCCGGGTGCCCAGTCGACCGCGTACATCCTCCGCGCTGCTGTGGACGCGGCGTGACCGTCGGCATCCTGGTCGTCTCGCACAGCGCGGCGATCGCCACGGGGACCGTCGAGCTGGCTCGTCAGATGGCCGCCGACGTCCCCCTCGTGGCCGCCGGCGGCACGGAGGACGGCGGCATCGGGACCTCATTCGAGGCGATCACCGCGGGGATCGAGGAACTCGCGGGCACCGATGCGGTCGTCGTCCTGTGCGACCTCGGTTCGGCGTACCTGACGACGGACACGGCGCTCGACTTCCTCGACGACGAACTCCGCGCGCGTGTCCACGTGTCGGACGCGCCGATCGTCGAGGGTGCGGTCGCCGCTGCGGTGGCAGCGCAGACGGGTGGCGACGCCACCGCGGTGCTCGCTGCCGCCGCATCGGCCGCAGGCAGCGAGGCGGACGCGGGTGGGGCCTCCAGCCCGGACCTGCCTGGAGGACCCGCAGCGGCCGACGAGACCGGCGCGGCAGCCGAGGCGGGCGCGTCCACCACCGTCGAGCTGGTCAACGAGACCGGGTTGCACGCCCGGCCCGCGGCCGAGTTCGTGAAGACCGCCGCGCGGTACGACGCCGCCGTCCACGTCAACGGCGTCGACGCGAAGAGCCTGCTCGGGATCATGGCGCTGGCACTGCCGAAGGGCGCGACGTTGACGATCGAGGCGACCGGCGACGACGCCCAGGACGCCGTCGACGCGCTGGACGCACTCGTCCGGTCCGGGTTCGGCGAGCACTAGGGGCAGCCGAGCGCCCCGGGGTGTCGCCCGTCAGCGGATGCTGATCGTCGCTGCGACGTCTAGGTCGGACGGTCCACCCGCCGCCCCCGCGGTGGCGAAGAGGACGGCGCCGAACACGGCGCTCCAGAACGTCCGGGCATCGCGGGGAACGCCGTGCTCGCTCGTCCAACCGTGCTCGACGAGCATCCGGTCGAGGTAGCGCTCCGACTGCCGGAACAGCACCGCGAGCAGCGTGGCGGTCCGTTCCCGCAGGGCGTCGTCGTCCTGTGCGAGTCCGAGCGCCGTCACGAGCAGCGCGGTCGACGGCATCGCCAGCGCGGTCCGTGCGAGGACCTGGCCGAAGGCCTCGGGTGACGACGTCCGACGCCCGGCCGCCTGCAGCCGTGTCGTGTCGCGGAGGAACCGGACGAAGGCCGCATCGACGACCAGACGGTCCTTCGAACCGAAGTGGTGCGTGATCTGATTCGGGTACACCTCGGCCGTCCGAGCGACGTCGCTCACGGTGAGCGCGCGGGGCCCTCGGTCGGCGAGCAGGCCCGCGGCCGCTGCCAGGATGCGTGCCCTGGTCGCCTGCCCCCGAGTGGTTGCCATGTCCCGATTGTACGTGGTACAACTCAACTTGTGCAGCATACAACTCAGAACGACGACGACATCGTCATCACCGGCCTCGGCGCGGTGTCTCCGTTCGGCCACGGCGTCGACCCGCTGTGGACGGCCCTGGTCGACGGACGGTCCGGCGTGCACGAGCTCGACCGCGCCGGCATGCTCTGGGACCGGGTCCCGATCCGTGTGGGGGCCGACGCGGCCCTCGACGCCGACGCCGCCCTCGGTCGGGTCCGGGCGCAGCGACTCGACCGCAGCCAGCAGCTCGCACTCGTCGCCTCGGGG
This genomic interval carries:
- a CDS encoding cytochrome bc complex cytochrome b subunit, whose translation is MTSTTTTNAPTTSTKPAPERGSRIIGGVANYIDERTSISGLVKEVGRKIFPDHWSFMLGEVALYSFVVILLSGTFLTFFFGASMTEVVYNGSYVPLKGVEMSTALQSTLNISFDIRGGLFVRQIHHWAALLFVASVMLHMARVFFTGAFRKPRELNWVFGFVLWVLAMAEGFTGYSLPDDLLSGNGLRIIVGMIEGVPVIGVWIGYILFGGEFPGTAIVGRLYTLHILLLPAILVAVLGVHLVLVVINKHTQYAGPGKTNDNVVGVPILPAFAAKAGGFFFIVAGILALIASLFTINPIWNYGPYDPSPVSAGTQPDWYIGFADGALRLVPPHWEVVWFGYTVSFNILVPIAVLMGLILAMFVYPFVEAWVTGDKREHHIADRPRNAPTRTAFGAAGVTLYASLWAAASSDIIATHFMVSIDHVIHVIQATTILGPFVAFWIAKRVCLALQKKDREIVLHGYESGRIVRLPHGEYIEVHEQLDEYERWKLLEFEEYKPLMVRPNAKGQITSVQKVRAGMSRFFFEDRIAPVSKSELEAAHAAHHGPDLEGTHQAPQVGAGGR
- a CDS encoding Rieske 2Fe-2S domain-containing protein; this encodes MAEHDDEAVTSSSAVEKHDSTAPVGTAVVPAEPFENPGEPPHRARRTDVDPKKQRLAERQVATFFYLSIVGSVLSIAAYVAFPIRSDDFGTVRTANLWLGLAISLALLALGLGAVYWSKTLVSDREITEMRHTTRGTDATRAKAVEAFQLADKESGFSRRKLIRNSMIGALVAFPLPGIVLVRDLAPAADPNELLRHTMWAKGTRLTKDPTGLPIKASDVTIGSVFHVIPDGLLDKEHMLEEKAKAAVLLMRLQPEDLHPSEGKEGWSYDGIVAYSKICTHVGCPVALYEQQTHHLLCPCHQSTFDVSNNCDVIFGPAARPLPQLPIAIDDDGYLVAQSDFHEPVGPSFWERER
- a CDS encoding cytochrome c; amino-acid sequence: MFNRTKTKKGRRSPMATVSLIVVGLMTTGGAYALFSSSANADDSVSTVAASSQSQVNQGEKLFASNCATCHGLSAQGTGEGPSLIGVGAASVDFQVGTGRMPMAASGPQAEEKPSQFTDEQVDQLAAYVASLGPGPAVPSTTLTKGGGDAAEGAELFRINCAMCHNVAGAGGALTEGKYAPKLTDVSGKHIYEAMLTGPQNMPVFNDLNITPEQKADIITYLKYVQDNSSPGGFGLGAIGPVAEGLFIWIFGLGAVVAMTVWLTAKSN
- a CDS encoding heme-copper oxidase subunit III, whose product is METVTSTPLSRPASGTVLNRPNPVAVGTIVWLGSEVMFFAGLFAIYFTLRSTSPELWAKETANLEVPFASVNTIILVLSSFACQFAVFAAERFQVHRTSWNPRDWGMTEWFFVTYCMGALFVCGQIFEYANLWHEGITLSSSAYGSAFYFTTGFHGLHVTGGLIAFLLTLGRGFAAKNFGHKEATTAIVVSYYWHFVDVVWIGLFAVIYLLK
- the trpD gene encoding anthranilate phosphoribosyltransferase, which translates into the protein MSDLLTWPAVISALMAREDLTIRQSTWAMEEIVRGHATDAQIAGFAVALRAKGETVDEVVGFRDAILDAAVPLDVDPMALDIVGTGGDVVGTVNVSTMAAIVIAAAGVPVVKHGNRASSSKSGSSDVLAALGLDLTMDATRVADTFRRVGLTFAFASAFHPGFAHAAPVRREIGVPTVFNFLGPLVNPARCEANAVGVAQLELVPIITGVFQTRGATALVFRGDDGLDELTTTGHSHIWEVTGGRITEHDLDPRDLGIARARTEDLLGGEPAENAAIVRRVLAGETGPVRDIVLLNAAAGLVSFRLAQDPSQWDRPVLQRFREQLLVAAEAIDSGAAERKLADWVGAAPVA
- the glpK gene encoding glycerol kinase GlpK; its protein translation is MADYIVAIDQGTTSTRAIVFDHSGSIISVGQKEHEQIFPRAGWVEHDPSEIWDNTREVIGQALSRADITRHDVAAVGITNQRETAVVWDKNTGKPVYNAIVWQDTRTQSIVDKLADGDTDRYKAIVGLPLATYFAGTKIMWILENVEGAREKAEAGDLLFGTTDTWVLWNLTGGTDGGVHKTDVTNASRTLFMDLETLQWRDDILADFGVPKAMLPEIVSSSEVYGHVESSNLLREVPIAGILGDQQAATFGQAAFDKGESKNTYGTGNFLIFNTGTDIVRSENGLLTTVGYKLGDQETHYALEGSIAVTGSLIQWLRDNLGIIQSAPEVEALAKTVEDNGGVYFVPAFSGLFAPYWRPDARGALVGLTRYVNKGHIARAALEATALQTREVLDAVNADSGVDLTELKVDGGMTANNELMQFQADMLNVPVVRPVVAETTALGAAYAAGLAVGFWANLDELRANWQEDRRWEPQLDATERERTLRLWKKAVTKTFDWVDEDVQ
- a CDS encoding MIP/aquaporin family protein translates to MDDIGVKFLSELVGTAMLIILGGGVVAAVSLKKSKGFGAGFLMVTIGWGFAVFTGVTVSYKSGGQLNPAVSLAQAILGNITVGAMLLFWLAQMIGAVIGAVIVWLAYKQHFDEEPDPAAKLGVFSTGPAIRSYGWNLVTEIVGTFVLVFTVIAFTNGKTPSELGAVPVAFLVIAIGVSLGGPTGYAINPARDLGPRIAHAFLPIKGKGSSDWSYAWVPVVGPLVGGAIAAGLSYALLPLA
- the dhaK gene encoding dihydroxyacetone kinase subunit DhaK, which translates into the protein MKKLINDPQDVVIETVRGFAAAHAGHVVLVEDPIHLRRADAPVAGKVGLVSGGGSGHEPLHAGFVGFGMLDAAVPGPVFTSPTPDPIVAATKAVDGGAGVLHIVKNYTGDVLNFETAAELAGMDDIRVETVVVDDDVAVQDSLYTAGRRGVAGTVVVEKCAGAAAERGDDLDAVAAVARHVNDVTRSMGLAIAPGTVPHAGEPSFTLGDDEAELGIGIHGEPGRERIAMAPVDQLVDRVLEPVLTDLAAPTGSRLLLFVNGMGGTPLSELYIIYRRAAEVLADRGFEVARSLVGDHVTSLEMQGFSLTVTVLDDDLTTLWDAPVETPALRWGR
- the dhaL gene encoding dihydroxyacetone kinase subunit DhaL translates to MALDTAWAIDWVRRTAATIDEHRAELVTLDREIGDGDHGENLDRGFRAVLEAVDAGSFDTPGAVFKTVATKLISTVGGAAGPLFGTAYLKAAQAAGDATELDADTLVAVLTAARDGVVSRGKAAVGDKTMIDAWTPAVDAAATAAGAGESAERVLGAAADAAVTGAESTEPLVARKGRASYLGERAVGHRDPGAQSTAYILRAAVDAA
- the dhaM gene encoding dihydroxyacetone kinase phosphoryl donor subunit DhaM, which translates into the protein MTVGILVVSHSAAIATGTVELARQMAADVPLVAAGGTEDGGIGTSFEAITAGIEELAGTDAVVVLCDLGSAYLTTDTALDFLDDELRARVHVSDAPIVEGAVAAAVAAQTGGDATAVLAAAASAAGSEADAGGASSPDLPGGPAAADETGAAAEAGASTTVELVNETGLHARPAAEFVKTAARYDAAVHVNGVDAKSLLGIMALALPKGATLTIEATGDDAQDAVDALDALVRSGFGEH
- a CDS encoding TetR/AcrR family transcriptional regulator C-terminal domain-containing protein, which codes for MATTRGQATRARILAAAAGLLADRGPRALTVSDVARTAEVYPNQITHHFGSKDRLVVDAAFVRFLRDTTRLQAAGRRTSSPEAFGQVLARTALAMPSTALLVTALGLAQDDDALRERTATLLAVLFRQSERYLDRMLVEHGWTSEHGVPRDARTFWSAVFGAVLFATAGAAGGPSDLDVAATISIR